The Pseudoalteromonas translucida KMM 520 genome segment TTAGTTGGATTTTTCCGGCTAATGTAGGTAAATTTATTTTAGTGCCCAAAGCAGCTTCCCATGGTGCAAGAGGCACCACTATATTTAGGTTATGCCCATCAACATCAAATAATGGATGAGGCACTAAGCGAATTTGTAGATACAAATCGCCGTTCGGGCCATTTGCCGAACCTAATCCACCTTGCCCTTTTAAGCGAATACGTTCGCCATTAACCGAGCCTGCAGGAATTTTAACTTTAAGCGATTTTTTAACTTCAGATACACGGCCACTACTGTCTCGCTGCGGCAGCATAAACTCAATAGGTTTAACGGTATCGACTAACGTTTCTTCAAGAAATACTGGGAATTCTATTTCCACATCTTGTCCTTTTTGCGCACGAGCGCCACCAGCTCTACTCTGACCGCCATGATTAAACCCACCTGCGCCGCCAAACATTGAATTTACAAAATCAGAAAACTCCTGATCGGTTTGGGGATCACCTTGCTGATAATGGTTTTGTGACGATCCATAGTTACTGCCATAATTTGCTTGCTGCTGAGCACGGTTTTGTTGATTACGACGTAATACATCGTATTTAGCGCGTTCTTCTTTGTTGTGAATGACTTCGTAAGCTTCACCTATCTCTTTAAATCTGTCCTCTGCTTGAGGTTCTTTACTTACATCTGGATGATATTTTCTAGCTAGCTTTTTATAAGCTACCTTAACCGCTTTATCGTCTGCATCGGGCGATATTCCGAGCACGGCATAATAATCTACAAACTTCATTCGCAATCCAAATCACAAACTTATGAGCTTTCATCATACTCTTTAAGCAACCGTTTTTGTTTATTTAAACAACAATTTAAAGTAGATAACCTGAGCTCCGGTTTAATAAACTTATCTCAAGCAGCTTATTTTCAGCGCTAACTGCGTTGAATTTTCTTGCAATAGGCCAGCTATTGACGCGTAAATTCGCCTTGGTTTCACTGAAAATCTCTGGCTAGAGAAAATAAAACTAAATATAACTATGATTCAATACGTTAGTAAATCTCTTATCCTGAGCTCAGGTTAAATACTAAAGAATGGTAAATATGGCTTTAAGTAAACTTTATCTTTTAGCTTCAAGTCATTAAACTAGCCGCTCCTGTAGTTCACGTATGTGATGGATATGACTCGATTTATTTTAGCCTTGTTGGCTTTTTTTGTATGTTTTTCGCTGTCGGCTGAAGAATTCACTCGGTTTTCAACCGCTAAAAGACACCTAATTAAAACCCTGCCTAATAACGCAAAAAGTATTTACTGTGGCTGCGATATAAAAAAACAGGGTAAAAAACTAGTTCCCGATCCCACTAACTGTGGTTATGTGCCACGCAATACACATACCCGCTCAGGTAACGTAAATGCACGCGCTTTGCGCATAGAATGGGAGCATATTGTGCCTGCCTGGGAATTTGGCCACCAATTACAATGCTGGCAAGATGGCGGGCGTAAAAACTGCCGTAAAGTAAGTGCTAAGTTTAGAAAGATGGAAGCCGATATAAACAACTTAGCCCCTGCTATTGGTGAAATTAACGCCGATCGTTCTAATTACCGCTTTGGAATGCTTAGTGAAAGCGCCACCCAATATGGCCGCTGTGAAGTTAAAGTTAACTTTAAACAACGAGTAATAGAGCCTCCCTTTTATGCCCGTAAACAAATAGCCGACGCCTACGCCTATATGCAAAAAACTTACGGCCTAAAAATATCAAATAAACAACAGCAGTTATTTAATGCTTGGCAACAACAAGCGTATGCCGCGCAAACCAATACCAAAAAGCTTTAATTTAAAGGTATTAGGAGCCAGTTAAATATTTAACGGCACAAAAAAGCGCGCTATTGCCGTAATGCCCAATAGCGCGCTTTTTTAATTGAGTTTTATGCTATAAACATTATAGGTCTTGATGCGGGCCGAAAATTTCGTAATGAATATTCTCGTTATTAACGCCTAATTCTAGCAGTTGTTTTTTCACAAAAGCCATAAAATTAACCGGTCCACACAAGTAAAAGTCGCCGTTGCTCAGTGGCAATTGCGTTTGTACTGCGTGTAAATCCATAAAACCGGTAAAATCTGCTCCTGCATCGCCTTGGTTAAACCAAGTCATGGTTTGTAAGCGCGGGTAAACAGTGCTTAGTTCATTTAAATAATTAGCAAATGAGTGCTGCTGAGCATTTTCGCAAGCATGCAAGTACATAATATTTTGATTACCTGTATCGCTTAATAGCGTCTCTAACATTGCCATCATTGGCGTTTGCCCAACACCCGCTGAAATAAGCACTGCAGGATGGGTGTTATTACGTAAAAAGAAATCCCCTGCTGGCGGATATAGCTCTACTATTGCGCCTTGCTCTAGTGAGTGTAAATGGTTAGACACCATGCCAGGGTTTGGTAATAACTCTTTTTTAACGCTAATACGGTAGTTTTTACCATTACTTTTTTGCGAAATAGAATACTGGCGGATCTCTTCATATTCACTAGCCTCTGGCTTAACTTTAATACCTAAATATTGACCCGGTTTATGGGCAATTACTGCCTCGCCATCAATTGGTGTAAGCGTAAAGCTAGTTACCAGCTCTGACTCAGCCTGCTTATTAGTTATTGCAAACTGACGTGTGCCTGCCCAACCGCCTAAGTTATTTTTGCTGTGCTCGTATAAAGCAGCTTCCTCAGTTATACAAATATCAGCAAGTACGCCATACGCTTCACGCCAAGCATATTCAACATCTGGCGTGAACTGCTCAGGAATAAGCTCTTTCAGCGTGCCAATTAAATGTGCACCAACAATTGGGTAGTGCTCCGGCAAAATATTTAAACTAGTATGTTTATGGTTAATACGCCCAAGTGCCGCTTTTAACACCTCTAAATTATCAATGTTTTGTGCATAAGCAGCCAATGCGTTAAATAATGCAAATTGTTGACGGCCGGTATCTTGGTTGCTCATATTAAAAATATTTTTAAGCTCAGGGTTATGGCTAAATAAACGCTTGTAAAAATGATCAGTAACAACCGTACCTGCCTCAGCTAATAAAGGAACAGTACTTTTAACAATTTCAATAGTTTTATCAGATAACATCTAGGTTTTCCTACGTGTGAATAATACCCAATTAATAAAATAGGTATAGGTTAACCACGACGCCCATCAACACGACGCTGTGTTAAAATAGGTGTGCAGTGAATTAAAAATAATAAAAAGGCGATTAGCCACAGCCCAGCACTTAGCTGCCAAGCTAGGTGTGGCCCAATAACAAAAGGCAGTAAAGAGCGAGTAATCCCAGCCACTAACACTAAAGCAAAAGCAACCGCCATATAATGTGGAATAGTCAAAGAGCGCCCGGTATGACCATGAGATACGCGTGTCATCATGGCTAAAATCATCATCCCAATGGTACTAATGGTAATGAGGTGCAATGCATCTTTAAATAAAATAACACTGCTGTAAAAGCTCACGGCTACCAGCATTAAACCAACACCGAGTGCCAAGTACGAAAAATGCAAAGACCATAACAAAGGAACTTTAAGTACGTTTTTATCCCACCAATAAAAACTGCGGATTAAATGCAGCACAGCAACAACAGCAAGTGCCCAACCTGGGTTTAGCTGGTTAAAAAACAACTGACTAAGAAAAAATACCGCAATACTAAAAACGCTCATATACAGTAATACTGAGTCAACGTTAGCTGTACGTACCTGCGCTGTTAAACCAAGGCCTTTACTGGTAAAAAATGGCAATACACGCCCTGCTACTATGCCAATTAATAAGGTCATCAGTAATACTGCTGTATCAACAATGGCGAGCGAAAACTGCATTTTTTGTTCAATCAGCATGGCCAAGTAAACAATATTTAACGTACACAGCGCCGCTAACAGCACTAAAAATTGATAGTTATTTTTGCTTTTAGCGGTTAATAACATATTAGCTAATGCTGCAATAACACCTAGCCACCATGCGAGCTGTAACACTAACACCGCATATAAATTAAACTGTGCAAAAGCAGGCAAATACACAAAAAATGCACCTCGCGCCCCAAGCCATAGCAGCGTTAATAGCATTAATTTTTTGCCACTAATGCTAGGTACTCCAGTCCAAGTTTGCGCGGCGGTAAGTAAAAAACCCACCGCAACAACACCTGCAAAACCAAATAACATTTCGTGGGCATGCCATAATGTAGCGGGAATTGTTAACTGCCAAGTTGCACTACCCGTTAAAATTAGTAACCAGTAGCCTATTGAACTAAAGGCCAACAAGCCTGCGGCTAAAAAATAGGGTCTAAATGGCAGCATCCATACTGGCCACTGCGTTATTTGGTAAAAGCGAATATTAGCCGGTACCGGCTGAGATAAATTAATAGGTCGCATTAACGAACTTCCTTCCCCATGCCATGCAGTGCTATACAACGCAGCACATAGCTAATTTTTAAAATAGCAGCAATAACAATAGTGCTAATATGTGCCGAAATTTGCACCGGTATAGAAAAGTAATCGGCAAAAGGGTAGCTAATTAAAATACTGGTTATTAGTAATGCACAACTAGCTGCTAATAATGAGTTTGCCACTCGCAATAGTTTTTTCAGTAAACAAGCTGTCTCAATTTTGTAGCTTGGATTATGTATAACCAATGTGTCCATAACGGCCTCAACAACTAATGCGCTTAACTATCTATTACACATATCGTGCCAATAAAATAAACATATACATTTCAATAAACTAACTTATTCACCTTTGCTTTTTGTGTCTTTATGACCTACCATAAATCAAATTTAAAAACACACATGAGTCATTTTGACATGAGTAGCGCAATTAACCTCACTGCTGTAGCGGTAAAGCTGGCTCAAAGCACATTAGATAAAAACTGTTTTGAGCAATTATTGACTGTCCTTGAAACAGTGATTACCAGTGATGCCAGCGCACTGCTTGAGCTACAAGGTGAGCAGCTCAAGCCACTTGCTATTAAAGGCTTAATGCCAGATAGCCTGGGGCGGCGTTTTAAGCTTAATGAGCACCCGCGCTTAGAAGCTATTTGTAATACTCAGCAACCACTGCAATTTGCCCATGACTGCCCATTGCCCGATCCGTACGACGGCTTGCTGCTAGCAAAAACTGGCGACATTCCGGTACACGCCTGCTTAGGCTTACCCTTATTCGATCAACAACAGTTATTAGGTGTGATTACGTTTGACAGCCTAAATGCCAATGCCTTTAACGCTATTAGTGCGCAAACGCTTAGCACCTTACAGACGCTATGCAGCGCACATTTTAAAACGGCATTACAGCTGGCTCATTACAAATTACATGCCCAGCATTCCAGCGCCTTAGTGCAAGAGCTTAACCGCGAAGCACTCACCCGTGATGGCGGCGAAATTATTGGTCAAAGCTCAGCAATACAAGCACTTAAAAATGATATAAAACTTGTCGCCGCCTCTAATTTTAGTGTGTTAATTTTAGGCGAAACCGGCGTAGGCAAAGAGCTGGTTGCACGTAATATTCATTTACACTCTAAACGCAGTGAGCAGCCACTTATTCATTTAAACTGTGCTTCGCTTGCTGAAAACCTCGCCGAAAGTGAGTTTTTTGGCCATGCTAAAGGCGCTTTTACTGGGGCAGATCATGCGCGCCAAGGTAAGTTTCAGCTAGCGCACGGTGGTACTTTATTTTTAGACGAAATAGGCGAGCTACCACTGGTACTACAAAGTAAATTGCTACGGGTATTACAAAGTGGCGAAATACAAACAGTAGGCGAAGACGAAGTGAAATATGTTGATGTGCGGGTTATTGCTGCTACTAATCGTAATTTAAAAAAAGAAGTAGCCGAAGGACGCTTTAGAGCCGATTTATATCATAGATTAAGTGTTTACCCGCTAACGGTAGCGCCGTTACGCCAGCGTGAAAACGATGTGGTTTTATTAGCTGGTTTTTTTGTTGAGCAAACCGCCCGAAAATTAGCAATAAAACAACTTAAGTTAAGTGTCGATGCACAATTATTGTTAACCCAATATCAGTGGCCGGGTAACGTACGAGAGCTTGAGCATGTAATTAGCCGCGCAGCACTAAAGGCCAAACAAAGCCAATGGCAACAAGCCATTATTACCATAAAGCCCGAGCACTGTGAGCTAAACCTTAGCGCTGGTAATACAACACAGTTACCATTACCTGCTAATACCACAAACACCACCACTGGCAGTAGCACCAACATAGCAGAGCAAAATTTATCACTTAAGCAAGCAACCGATACCTTTACCCATCATTTAATTAGTCAGCAGCTTGAGCTACATAATTATAACTGGGCAAGTGCAGCACGCACCTTAAAAGTAGATCGTGCAAACTTAGTTCGCTTGGCTAAGCGCTTAGGTATTTCAGTCAAAAAGTCGCTATAAAATAGCTATAAAATCGTCAGTTCGTCTAAATTAGGGGCTTTGCAACAAGTAGCCCCCAGCAGGTTAGCAAGCGATTGATAGTACGGCGAAAAATACAGCAACACTTCACAATGCAGCCCACTTTTTGCGTAATATTTAACGTAAAGTGGTGCGTTGGTAGCCATTGCTAGCTGTTTTATTTTAGCCAGCTCTGCATCTGCAAACATAGCATCACCTAAGTTTTTATAATGCCACATTAGCTTACTTTATATGTTTGAAAATAGGTTTTTAACAGCTGGCTAAATGCCTGCACTTTTGCGGTACGATGCACTAAATGATGCGTTACTAGCCATATATCAGTACACCAGATTAATTCATTAGATAAAATGGGTACTAAATTAGCGTATTG includes the following:
- the norR gene encoding nitric oxide reductase transcriptional regulator NorR, with amino-acid sequence MSSAINLTAVAVKLAQSTLDKNCFEQLLTVLETVITSDASALLELQGEQLKPLAIKGLMPDSLGRRFKLNEHPRLEAICNTQQPLQFAHDCPLPDPYDGLLLAKTGDIPVHACLGLPLFDQQQLLGVITFDSLNANAFNAISAQTLSTLQTLCSAHFKTALQLAHYKLHAQHSSALVQELNREALTRDGGEIIGQSSAIQALKNDIKLVAASNFSVLILGETGVGKELVARNIHLHSKRSEQPLIHLNCASLAENLAESEFFGHAKGAFTGADHARQGKFQLAHGGTLFLDEIGELPLVLQSKLLRVLQSGEIQTVGEDEVKYVDVRVIAATNRNLKKEVAEGRFRADLYHRLSVYPLTVAPLRQRENDVVLLAGFFVEQTARKLAIKQLKLSVDAQLLLTQYQWPGNVRELEHVISRAALKAKQSQWQQAIITIKPEHCELNLSAGNTTQLPLPANTTNTTTGSSTNIAEQNLSLKQATDTFTHHLISQQLELHNYNWASAARTLKVDRANLVRLAKRLGISVKKSL
- the hmpA gene encoding NO-inducible flavohemoprotein — its product is MLSDKTIEIVKSTVPLLAEAGTVVTDHFYKRLFSHNPELKNIFNMSNQDTGRQQFALFNALAAYAQNIDNLEVLKAALGRINHKHTSLNILPEHYPIVGAHLIGTLKELIPEQFTPDVEYAWREAYGVLADICITEEAALYEHSKNNLGGWAGTRQFAITNKQAESELVTSFTLTPIDGEAVIAHKPGQYLGIKVKPEASEYEEIRQYSISQKSNGKNYRISVKKELLPNPGMVSNHLHSLEQGAIVELYPPAGDFFLRNNTHPAVLISAGVGQTPMMAMLETLLSDTGNQNIMYLHACENAQQHSFANYLNELSTVYPRLQTMTWFNQGDAGADFTGFMDLHAVQTQLPLSNGDFYLCGPVNFMAFVKKQLLELGVNNENIHYEIFGPHQDL
- a CDS encoding NnrS family protein, which translates into the protein MRPINLSQPVPANIRFYQITQWPVWMLPFRPYFLAAGLLAFSSIGYWLLILTGSATWQLTIPATLWHAHEMLFGFAGVVAVGFLLTAAQTWTGVPSISGKKLMLLTLLWLGARGAFFVYLPAFAQFNLYAVLVLQLAWWLGVIAALANMLLTAKSKNNYQFLVLLAALCTLNIVYLAMLIEQKMQFSLAIVDTAVLLMTLLIGIVAGRVLPFFTSKGLGLTAQVRTANVDSVLLYMSVFSIAVFFLSQLFFNQLNPGWALAVVAVLHLIRSFYWWDKNVLKVPLLWSLHFSYLALGVGLMLVAVSFYSSVILFKDALHLITISTIGMMILAMMTRVSHGHTGRSLTIPHYMAVAFALVLVAGITRSLLPFVIGPHLAWQLSAGLWLIAFLLFLIHCTPILTQRRVDGRRG
- a CDS encoding DnaJ C-terminal domain-containing protein, which gives rise to MKFVDYYAVLGISPDADDKAVKVAYKKLARKYHPDVSKEPQAEDRFKEIGEAYEVIHNKEERAKYDVLRRNQQNRAQQQANYGSNYGSSQNHYQQGDPQTDQEFSDFVNSMFGGAGGFNHGGQSRAGGARAQKGQDVEIEFPVFLEETLVDTVKPIEFMLPQRDSSGRVSEVKKSLKVKIPAGSVNGERIRLKGQGGLGSANGPNGDLYLQIRLVPHPLFDVDGHNLNIVVPLAPWEAALGTKINLPTLAGKIQLTIPANSQSGQRLRIKGKGLMSKKAKGDLFAVIKIVNPASSDDVSKKLWQELAEKAHFDPRSNWSKS
- a CDS encoding endonuclease; protein product: MTRFILALLAFFVCFSLSAEEFTRFSTAKRHLIKTLPNNAKSIYCGCDIKKQGKKLVPDPTNCGYVPRNTHTRSGNVNARALRIEWEHIVPAWEFGHQLQCWQDGGRKNCRKVSAKFRKMEADINNLAPAIGEINADRSNYRFGMLSESATQYGRCEVKVNFKQRVIEPPFYARKQIADAYAYMQKTYGLKISNKQQQLFNAWQQQAYAAQTNTKKL